The DNA region TTGAGTGAACTAGTCTCATGAGAAATATTTAGCCAACACTATTTAAAAAATGTTAGGTTGACAAGAAAAATTGAATCATGCTTGCGTACTCCGAAAGGGACTCGGATACGCTGTTCCTTGGATCAGATTGAATCTGACCAAAGGAATTCTGATGTAGCACGAGTAGAAGTCGTGTTGAAAACGGATTGTTCCACAAGTTAAATCAACTAGAAATATTAGGTCAACTATCTTAAAAAATTTCTTGTGCTAATATTTTAGAAAAAGTAAAAAACATGTTGAATCAACTAGTTTCATGAGAAAAGTTGGGCCAACATGTCCAATAAATGTTGGATCGCTAGTCTTATATGAAGTATTAAGGCAACAAGAAGTGTTATATCAGCTAGTACTTATagagaaaaaaaaacatttCGAAGTACCGCTTCAACTAACAAATGTCAGATAAGCTAGACATCTTATATAAAAAATAAAGCGTCAACAGACTGTTGGATCTGCGCGTACATAATATATTATTGAAAAATACAACGCAGCATGTGCCTGCTGGGTTGTGTTTATCTTTACGGTTCGGATTCGTCTGGGGATGGGCGCCaggctctctctccctctcgtaTAGAAACCCATCGAAACCCCCCGAACCCTCGCTGTCGCCTGTCGCCGCCCTTCTCCGCCGCCGACCCCATCGCGCCGCTTCCCATGGCTCCTACCCTCCGGCTGCCCTGCTTCCGGCCCACCGCCAGCGACGACGGGCTCCCCTCGGTCTCCGCCTCCGTCATCGTCGCCGGCACCGCGAGCGGCTACCACGTGCTCCGGGTCCAGGGCTACTCGCTCACCAAGTCCGCCCTACCCAACGGCAAGCACATCCTGTCCCGCCCCTTCCGCGTCGCCGGCCGTACCTGGGCTATCAAGTACTTCCCCAACGGCTCCCTCCCGGAGACTGCCGACTACATCTCCCTCTTCCTCGTCCTCAACGaccccgccgccgacgccgtcgTGGCGCGGTTCGAGATCAGCTTCGTGGACCAGGTGGAGAAGCAAGACCCATCCTACATAGCCACCTTCATGGCGCACAGGTTCCTCAGCAAAAATACCAAAGATGGTGGGTGGGGGTACAAGAAATTCATCAAGAGGGAGACCCTGGAAAAATCGGGCCGTCTCAAGGACGACTGCTTCACGGTCAGGTGCGACGTGCTCGTCGCCAGAGAGCTCAGCACGGAGGACGCCATGGTTCCGGCGGCCGCTCCTCCCTTCGTCGTGGTGCCGCCGCCAGACTCGCCGCAGCACTTCCGCGCACTCCTCCTAGGAGGAAAGAGTGCCGATGTGAGGTTTCTCGTCGGAAGCGAGGTGTTTGCCGCGCACCGGTGCGTGCTCGCGGGGGCGCGGTCGCCTGTCTTCGACGCGCTCCTTTTTGGCCCCATGAAAGAAGGCACCGCCACGGACACGGAGAGCTGCGTACGGATTGATGGCATGCTGCCCCAGGTGTTCCAGAGCTTGCTGCATTTCATCTACACCGACTCGCTGCCAGAGACACAAGCGCATGATGACGATGAGGCCGGCGCCACGATGGCGCAGCATTTGCTAGAAGCTGCGGACAGGTATGACCTGCAGAGGCTCAAGCTGATGTGCGAGGGCAGGCTGTGCCAGCACATTGACGTGAGCACCGTCGCGACCACGCTGGCCTTGGCTGAGCAGCACTGCTGCCAAGGGCTTAAGGAGGCATGCTTTGCGTTTCTCAAGTCTCCGAAAACGCTGGATGAGGTCATTACAACCGATGGGTTCCGGCATCTGGCGAAAAGCTCCCATTGTGCTTTGTTTGAGTTGAGGTCAAAGCTTGCTCAGCGTTGAGTAGTTCTGGAAGAGCAAATGCATGGTGTGATCATGGGGTGTTTCAGTTTCAGTAGACCAGGAATGCCAACTGCAAGTATCCAGAAAGACTAGATAATGAGTTTGCGATCTAATACTGGTTCTAGTAATTTTGTGCTTTGTCATTTGTCCGCAAAAGGATGCATTGTTCCTGTGATTTATTTTGTTTGGTCATCACATCATTTGTCGATAGCTTTTTAATTACCATTAGAAAGTGATAATCTCATATACATGTAAATGGAATTGCTTTGACAATCCTGCCACTTTGTTATTATCTGCTGATTTGCCATTTCTGTTATATATAGTATGCTGACAATCTTGGCACTATCAACAATCTCAAGAATTTATAAGTACTTGTTTGAGTATACTGATAATGTAGATTGTCATGAGGAAATTTGGAAATGTCGCTAATTTATGATTTGGAATCAGACTGTCAGATCTTAATTCAATTTGTCACCACATATTTTGATTTCTTCTCTCCAGCTAGAGATTGGTTTTGTTTGACCTCTTTCTATGCACCATGTGTCAATTTTTCGTGCATCTAACCATGCAAGATGCTGCAATCAGCTTGATGCAGTATGGCATCTTAAGTAGATGGTATAGTTCAGGTCATCCTAACTTAAAAAAGACAAAGCAAACTGAATCAGGGTAACATAATGATGTGTCCTTGGTTCCTTCAAATGTTTCAGTTGTGGCTGCTGAATTAAAGGCATGAATAATGAACAAGAGAACAGCATGGGGCTTCAAATTCAACAGTGTCCAGGAGGACAGATTGCATTATTATGAAACTCatgctctttcttttcttttcttttgaaaTGAAAATTATCAGGTACTAGTTCTAGTATCCGCAAAAGGGTGTGGTTTTTTATTTGTTGTTATGCCATTTGTGGATACATTTATTAATGATTCAAGAAACAGGCATGCTATTGTGATTCAGTTATAAGCCTCCAAATTGTCGCGAAAGTTTGTTGGTAGTAAATCATTATTTTTGTTATCTTGTATCTGCTGAGCATTTGAATTAGTTTCTGCTATGCCCTGCTAATACTCATCACATTGTTAGCTTCGTGGATGTGTTTTTGGTCAGCATAATGTTTGATGCAAGTTCATTAAGGGTATTGTGATTAAAGACACATTGGTAAATCCAGTGAAGAAGAGCTAGCTCGCTTAACTCTCTGATTAGACTACATACTATAAAGAAGACTTAAACTTTCTTAGCTCATTCCTAATTTAAAGGTATCAATAATCATATGCGGGTACATGCTTCGACTGTCCTGGCCCCTTATTCGTGATTGAGGCATCATTAATATTCTGATGCAAATTATGGCATAGCAGCATAATCATACACAAGGTCGACGTCATTCTGCAAATTATGCATGCAATTATTTTGCTAAATTTAAAAGGTTATCTTCTCCTGACTGAACCTGAACAGAGCAATCGGATTTTGACTTGATTCTGCAACAACTACTGCTGCTCAGCACTACTTCATCAGCTTTGGTTTTGTCGATCTCGTTCTAAATAAGCACATGGCATAAGTTAGATCCTCGATCAAGGCACACAAACCCAATCGAGTCAGGGTAACATTTAACTATTTTCAGGAATATAAAGCAATTTAATATGATCATCCATCTGTAGCAAACATAATCATATAACAATCTCGAAGTCTTGTGATTGGAATTGCTTCACATGATTGCACTTTGTTTATGCACTGATATATCATTAACTTCTTAGATAAATTGTTGGAAATAGAGGTGGCCCTAATCATCCACTTGAAGGTGGACCTATACCTAGGAACATCCACTCACTCTGTAGTGGACAGCTTTATAATTTCTAATTACTTAGTGCCTTTTGATCCTTTTTGGCTGCAGGGCCGACCTTCTAGCTCCCGGGTGGTAGAGCCAACCTACAGATGAAGCTTGCTtccgggtggcagagccaaccttcAGATAAAGCTTGGACCGTTGTGATCCCGGGGGCAAAGCCAACCTTCGATAGATCACAATCCACGCACTAAGTAGTTAGAAACTATAGAAGCAGATTGGGAGACCAACTCTTTTGAACAACACTTTATTACACCAACAACAATATTACACAAGAGTGTGAACACTTCTTAAGTGGCTTTCCTAGCACTCATTCACACACTCACCTAGCACTACAACCCCAACTCTCTCTTATGATTGTGGCTTGTATGTGTTGTTGCCTCTTAGGTTgctaggggagggagagggggttctcatatatatatatagaccatGACGACAAATATGGTGATAACATGTGTCCCCTACTCTAGAACCTTCCTAGATATTTTCTACTTTATCATACAACAAAAGATATTCTAAAATATTCCTAGATATTTTTTCACTTGCCATATAAGACAAGTGACTCTAAAActttccataaatatttatatccatGGTAATATCTTTACCTTTAAAATATCTTATTTCTTACATGTTCAAGAGTATTCTAGAAGATTGACCTGCTTTCTTTCAATATAAATTATTGCACAGCGTAGAAAGCTTTACTTTTTTTGCGAGGCAGTACAAAGCTATTCATTTTTTTGTGAGGTAGTACAAAgctattcttttttttttaacagTTAGTACAAAGCTATTCATGGTCCATGTTTCTGAAGGATCTACGTGTACATTGTTTTGAGTGTTCTGATAATATATATGGATTATGGCTTGGAGCCAGATTTTTTACTCAATTCTTAACCACATGTTTTCTTCTCCAGCTATAGACTTTCAGTTTGGTAATGTAGGGACTCTTTGTAGACACTGTATGTCAATTGTTCTTTGTATTTGGTCCATGGCAAGATTTCCTGTACTCAGTTTACTGCAGTATACTGGCATATCAAGTACATGTTAATAGTTCAATGCTTCGATAAATAATATTTAACTATTGCAGGTCTGAAAATGAGGCAATGTAAATATGTAACACAATGATCCGGACGTGTTTTCCTTTAAAAGATTCAGTTGTCGTTCATGTCTGCTTGATCTTCAGATGAAATTCGGGAAAAATCCATGAAATTGTTACATGGATTAGCACACACTGGGCTTATATTCAACTGGATTCAGCATTGAGCAACATGGAGCGGGAAGTGGGCATCCTGGAAGCATACCATGGATGGTGTCTATTTTCAATTCGAAATAATACACGTGCCATTTTCTGAAGGGAATGACTACATATATCACTCGAGAGATTTCTATTTCACCTTCAGTCGAATTTTGATTCAGTCCAGTCATGCCATGTAGCAGTGCTGGGAAGAAAAATTGAGTGAAAACCGAACTAAATTCAGTCGATTTTAATAAAGAGAGACCAGCTGACTGTAAAGACTACAAATCACTCGAGTTATTTCAATTTCTATTGTGGGCCATGATGGGCTGTAGAACCAGCGACAAAAGAGGAAAAAAATTGGAAGATGCATAAACGGGAGAGGTGGCTGTGATGTAGATGAGACATGAAGCCGAGAGATCGGAGGCTGTTTGGAGTCACCCACGTGGCTAGCAGTTAAGGTGTCACACAGTCATATTTTTCAAAACCGTATATTTAAATTAAAATCCGACTGCACTATTGTGTCCCTTGCGATGAAatcttcaaaacaagatcacACTAGGATGATTTTTTTTAGAATAATTTTTTGAACGCGGAACAATTTTTCTAACAATATAAAAAAATGTTCCGTCTTGTATGATAGTTTGACCACGTGTGACTTCTAATATTTCCAAAGAGATCAGCAGTAACTTATAGAAAAAACAATCACAAATACATACCACAACAGGAGTTAGATCCCACTTACAACCATGGCCGGAGAAATCAACTGAAAGAACAATAACAAATACTCAAAAAATCAAGTGATGACACGACATGAAAAATGTTTTTGGACCCTTCACGGTAAAGTCAGAAAAATTAAACTAAAGCTTTTCAGGTCACGGCCCATATAGGAAGCCCGGCCCAGAAGAGCCTTTGCCCAGAAAGGAAACCAATCCATCCGCGAACCAACCTTTCCCCTCAGCCGCCTCCCCCGCACTCACTCCGACTCTGTCCCAGCGCAAAACCCCTCTTCGACAGCAGCAACAGTGATCAGGCGGCGCCGGGGAGGGGGCAAGAGCAGGCGGCCCATCTCCCACCGGTTGACCGCGACGAGCCCCGCGTCGTCTCTTCTGTAAGTAGCGACCAACCGCACGCCCCCCGCAAGCAGGGGAATTCCCTTTCCTCATCTGTTCCTGTTCTTGCACAGCATCATCACCATGTTCTTGCGATATCCGCCCAAATGTTGCTAAAAGAATGGATTTCCCTGCTTTTCTTAGGCCCCCTGATCGATAGGGACTCTACCTTTGCGATTCTACCAGGGGTTCTTATGATCCAGTCCCCAGAATTCACTAGCGAGGTGGAAGAGAAAAAAGCTTGAATTTTTCCCTCCCCTGATTGCAGCAGGCTCGCAATGTCGATCTCGGCCTCATCCGTCGGCAGCAGCGGCGCGCCCCCGCAGCCCTCGTCCCGCTCCTCCatcaccgccgccgcggccaccgGGAAGCACCAGCTCAAGATCGACAGCTACTCCCTCACCACGGCGGTGCCCCGCGGCACCCACATCAAGTCCTCCAATTTCCAGGCGGCCGGCTACAGCTGGTACATCAACTACTTCCCCAACGGCTGCGGCCGCCTGCTCAAGCGCGCCCGCGGCTACGTCTCCCTGCAGCTCGTCCTcgatggcgccgccgccgacggggCTGTCAAGGCGCAGTTCACCCTCTCCCTGCTCAACCAAACGGGCCAGCCGGCCCCGGAAACCGTACGCAAGAGCCCCGTGCACAAGCTCGCCGGAGGGTGGTGGTTCTACAGGTTCATCAagaaggaggagctggagcgccCCTTCCGTGGGCTCCTCAGGGACGACGGCTTCACGCTCCAGTGCGAGGTCGTCGTCCTCGACAGGTTCCGCGCGGTGAAGACGGCTCCCTTCGTGGAGGTGCCGCCGCCCGACCTGCAGCGCCACCTTGGGGAGCTGCTCTTGAGCGGGGAGGCTTCGGACGTCACGCTCCAGGCCGGCGGGGTGAGGTTCGATGCTCACCGGTGCGTGCTCGCTGCACGGTCCCCGGTCTTCAAGGCGGAGCTCCTCGGCTCCATGAAGGAGGGTACCAGCAACTGCGACATACACATCGAGGACATGGAACCACGCGTGTTCAAGGCCGTGCTGCAGTTCATGTACACCGACGCCTTGCCGGAGgtggaaaagaaagaagaagccgCCATGTCGCAGCATTTGCTTGAAGCGGCCGACAGGTTTAACCTCCAGAGGCTGAAGCTCTTGTGTGAGGACAAGCTGTGCGGGTGCATCGACACAGGCTCGGTGGTGACCACCCTCGTGCTGGCCGAGCAGCACAGCTGCCAGGGGCTCAAGGAGAAATGCTTTGAGTTCCTCAAGTCCACCGGTCTGAATGCCGTCATGGCAACCGATGGCTTCAACCACCTGGCAACTAGCTGCCCCACCGTGCTGGAGGAACTCATGTCCAAGCTCACTCTTCACTGATATGGAAGACGAACATTAAGCTTTCAGTGGTGGTAGAATGGTAGCTGCAGAAGCATGTTTCAGTACCGCGCATCAGGACACAGCAAGTCCTTCGCAACATTGTTGTCATCAAGATGAGATGTAACTCTCTGCTCTGTTTGTTCCTTTTGTATGCAGCACTAGTTGCGAATCTGTGATTCCAAGGTACCCATTCTGCAGAACCAGATGTGTCGACCTGATGAATTCTTGCTCGTTGTTGCATGTGTTCTTTTGTAGGATGCCTAGATGCATGAGTGCATGATCTAGGTAAGCTGAACCGGATTCccaaatcgaggaatccgactccctctattattgtgatagtccctggatcaagcgctatcacatacagaactcattccagACATAATATCATAGTCACACTTCGCATAAAGTCAAACACAGGTTTAATTATTATATAAATCCATAGGatttgtagtacggaatttattacaagcctctcggctagaatGATCAAGCAGAAAACGTAAAGCGGTAGCTAGGCCTCTGGCCATCCTTCATCTCCtggaacctcctccacaggcaactCGAGCGTAGCACGGGTTTCTGTCGTACCAACCGTCATCGTtgggtcgaactccggatcggaCCCTAAAtggtaccaggctatccccaggGTACGGGATAGGTTCATGTCAccatccgaatgcaagctttataGTGGACTATTTTAAGGGTATACCAAAGTTCAAAGAATTAAGCTAGAGTTTTCTATGCATGCAACATCATATATAAGTAGGCATAACCTTCTTCCGGCTCCGACTCGAGCCCTTCCAGCATTCCAACGCACACtttccaaaaccaccaagttgatgcgaggactccctctcctcgcatctcaactgccccctggcaggaagtcattctagagggaggtagaaatcatgagtaacactaacaaataagagcaacagaagagtaggTTTGTCCATGACTGAGGACGCAGCTATACGTATAGTTCTCACTCTGTAGGGGTTGTACActtggacccactcgaatcgaagTCAAACAGTCCGTCGACCACCTGAACAACGagacaccggtctactgaaacaaaaactaggagccacggcaccattcGGCTTTCctgggtcttgggcgcatcctcc from Panicum hallii strain FIL2 chromosome 9, PHallii_v3.1, whole genome shotgun sequence includes:
- the LOC112872896 gene encoding BTB/POZ and MATH domain-containing protein 2-like, which gives rise to MAPTLRLPCFRPTASDDGLPSVSASVIVAGTASGYHVLRVQGYSLTKSALPNGKHILSRPFRVAGRTWAIKYFPNGSLPETADYISLFLVLNDPAADAVVARFEISFVDQVEKQDPSYIATFMAHRFLSKNTKDGGWGYKKFIKRETLEKSGRLKDDCFTVRCDVLVARELSTEDAMVPAAAPPFVVVPPPDSPQHFRALLLGGKSADVRFLVGSEVFAAHRCVLAGARSPVFDALLFGPMKEGTATDTESCVRIDGMLPQVFQSLLHFIYTDSLPETQAHDDDEAGATMAQHLLEAADRYDLQRLKLMCEGRLCQHIDVSTVATTLALAEQHCCQGLKEACFAFLKSPKTLDEVITTDGFRHLAKSSHCALFELRSKLAQR
- the LOC112876383 gene encoding BTB/POZ and MATH domain-containing protein 2-like — translated: MSISASSVGSSGAPPQPSSRSSITAAAATGKHQLKIDSYSLTTAVPRGTHIKSSNFQAAGYSWYINYFPNGCGRLLKRARGYVSLQLVLDGAAADGAVKAQFTLSLLNQTGQPAPETVRKSPVHKLAGGWWFYRFIKKEELERPFRGLLRDDGFTLQCEVVVLDRFRAVKTAPFVEVPPPDLQRHLGELLLSGEASDVTLQAGGVRFDAHRCVLAARSPVFKAELLGSMKEGTSNCDIHIEDMEPRVFKAVLQFMYTDALPEVEKKEEAAMSQHLLEAADRFNLQRLKLLCEDKLCGCIDTGSVVTTLVLAEQHSCQGLKEKCFEFLKSTGLNAVMATDGFNHLATSCPTVLEELMSKLTLH